In one Echinicola marina genomic region, the following are encoded:
- a CDS encoding DUF4834 family protein, with protein MKYIILILCIGWLFGQLFRYFLRSKLGQFAQQVKAAAREEQRTQQRAAKSDGEIHVDYVPKEYEKRSKKDIRGGEYVDYEEVKD; from the coding sequence TTGAAGTATATCATATTAATTCTTTGTATCGGTTGGTTGTTTGGGCAGCTTTTCCGCTACTTCTTAAGGTCCAAATTGGGGCAATTTGCTCAGCAGGTAAAAGCAGCTGCGAGGGAAGAGCAAAGGACTCAGCAACGGGCCGCCAAGAGTGATGGAGAAATCCATGTGGACTATGTGCCCAAAGAATATGAGAAAAGAAGTAAGAAAGATATTCGAGGTGGTGAATATGTAGATTATGAAGAAGTAAAGGATTGA
- the carB gene encoding carbamoyl-phosphate synthase large subunit has product MPKDNSIKHVLIIGSGPIVIGQACEFDYSGSQAARSLREEGITVTLINSNPATIMTDPVTADNVYLLPLEKKSLVKILTEHPDIDCVLPTMGGQTALNLAIEADQAGIWKKFDVRMIGVDIDAIETAENREKFKALMEELNVGVCVGKTATSFLQGKEIAQEIGFPLVIRPSYTLGGTGGGFVEKEEDFEKALMSGLKASPTHEVLVEQSILGWKEYELEVLRDSLGNMIVICSIENFDPMGVHTGDSITVAPAMTLPDPVYQEMRNLAIKMMNGIGNFAGGCNVQFSVSPDNQTIIGIEINPRVSRSSALASKATGYPIAKVAAKLAVGYNLDELPNSITGTTSAFFEPAIDYVIVKIPRWNFDKFKGSDRRLGLSMKAVGEVMGIGRNFQEALQKACQSLEIKRNGLGADGKELKNQEQILYSLEHPSWNRLFHIYDAFKLGISFRTIQDLTKIDKWFLKQIEELVHLDITLDKYTLDTIPKDLMVMAKHKGYADRQIAHLLGCLESEVFKKRRDEMGIKRVYKLVDTCAAEFEAQTPYYYSSFGEENESISSDKKKVIVLGSGPNRVGQGIEFDYSCVHGVLAAKECGYETIMINCNPETVSTDFDIADKLYFEPVFWEHIYEIILHEKPEGVIVQLGGQTALKLAEKLEKYGVKILGTSFEALDLAEDRGEFSSLLKENDVPYPEFGTIHNTDEALELCKTIGFPLLVRPSYVLGGQGMKIVINEKELEQHVVEVLKDIPDNEILLDHFLEGAIEAEADAICDGENVYIIGIMQHIEPAGIHSGDSYAVLPPYNLGDLVIRQIETYTEKIALALKTVGLINIQFAIKDDKVYVIEANPRASRTVPFICKAYQEPYVNYAVKVMLGANKVTDFKFNPTKKGYAIKEPVFSFHKFPNVNKELGPEMKSTGEAIYFIDDLMDDYFLKIYSERNLYLSR; this is encoded by the coding sequence ATGCCTAAAGACAATAGCATTAAACATGTACTGATCATTGGAAGTGGTCCAATCGTAATTGGCCAAGCCTGTGAGTTCGATTATTCCGGATCTCAAGCAGCGAGATCATTAAGGGAAGAGGGTATCACTGTGACCCTTATCAACTCCAATCCGGCGACAATTATGACTGACCCGGTTACCGCAGACAATGTTTACCTGCTTCCATTGGAGAAAAAATCACTTGTAAAAATTCTGACTGAGCATCCGGATATTGACTGTGTGCTTCCTACTATGGGGGGGCAAACAGCCCTAAACTTAGCCATCGAGGCCGACCAAGCCGGCATATGGAAAAAGTTTGATGTAAGGATGATCGGTGTTGATATCGATGCCATCGAAACTGCAGAAAACCGTGAAAAATTCAAGGCTTTAATGGAGGAGCTTAATGTAGGGGTTTGTGTTGGTAAGACAGCAACGTCCTTCCTGCAGGGTAAAGAAATTGCTCAGGAAATTGGTTTTCCATTAGTCATTAGACCTTCATACACCCTTGGTGGTACTGGTGGTGGTTTCGTAGAAAAAGAAGAAGATTTTGAGAAGGCCCTAATGAGCGGGCTTAAAGCTTCTCCAACGCACGAGGTACTGGTTGAACAGAGTATCTTGGGGTGGAAAGAATATGAGCTAGAAGTACTTCGTGATAGTCTAGGTAATATGATTGTTATCTGTTCTATTGAAAACTTTGACCCAATGGGGGTACACACCGGTGATTCTATCACAGTAGCTCCTGCCATGACCTTGCCTGATCCAGTTTATCAGGAAATGAGAAACTTGGCCATCAAGATGATGAATGGAATTGGTAATTTTGCTGGTGGTTGTAACGTTCAGTTCTCTGTAAGCCCTGATAACCAGACAATCATTGGGATTGAGATTAACCCAAGGGTTTCACGTTCTTCAGCACTGGCTTCCAAGGCCACTGGTTATCCTATTGCCAAGGTGGCAGCCAAGCTAGCTGTTGGATATAATTTGGACGAATTGCCTAACTCCATTACCGGAACGACTTCTGCCTTCTTTGAACCTGCAATTGACTATGTGATCGTTAAGATTCCTAGATGGAACTTTGATAAGTTCAAAGGTTCTGACCGTAGATTGGGCCTTTCCATGAAAGCGGTAGGTGAAGTAATGGGTATTGGTAGGAATTTCCAAGAGGCCTTGCAGAAAGCTTGTCAGTCTTTGGAAATCAAGAGAAATGGTCTTGGTGCAGATGGCAAAGAACTGAAAAATCAAGAACAGATTTTGTATAGTTTGGAACATCCTAGCTGGAATCGACTTTTCCATATTTATGATGCCTTTAAATTGGGTATTTCCTTTAGAACGATCCAAGATTTAACCAAAATCGATAAGTGGTTCTTGAAGCAAATCGAGGAATTGGTACACTTGGATATCACCTTGGACAAGTATACCTTGGATACTATTCCTAAGGACTTGATGGTGATGGCTAAGCACAAAGGTTATGCAGACCGTCAGATTGCCCACCTTCTGGGGTGCTTGGAGAGTGAAGTCTTCAAGAAGCGTAGGGACGAAATGGGTATCAAGCGTGTGTATAAATTGGTAGATACCTGTGCGGCTGAATTTGAAGCGCAGACGCCATACTATTACTCTTCTTTTGGTGAGGAAAATGAATCTATCTCAAGTGACAAAAAGAAGGTCATTGTATTAGGATCTGGTCCAAACCGAGTTGGTCAGGGGATTGAGTTCGATTATTCTTGCGTTCATGGTGTTTTGGCGGCAAAGGAGTGTGGTTATGAAACCATCATGATCAATTGTAATCCTGAAACTGTTTCCACTGACTTTGATATTGCAGATAAGCTTTATTTTGAACCGGTGTTCTGGGAACATATCTATGAAATCATTCTTCATGAAAAGCCTGAAGGTGTAATCGTTCAGTTAGGTGGTCAGACAGCCCTGAAACTGGCTGAGAAGCTGGAGAAATACGGGGTGAAAATTTTGGGTACTAGCTTTGAGGCTTTGGACCTTGCAGAAGACCGTGGTGAATTCTCTAGCTTGCTGAAAGAAAATGATGTGCCTTATCCAGAGTTTGGCACTATCCATAATACTGATGAAGCCCTGGAGCTTTGTAAAACTATTGGATTCCCACTATTGGTAAGACCTTCGTATGTATTGGGAGGCCAAGGGATGAAGATCGTGATCAATGAGAAGGAGCTTGAGCAGCATGTCGTGGAAGTTTTGAAGGATATTCCTGATAATGAAATCCTTTTGGATCACTTCCTTGAGGGAGCAATAGAAGCAGAAGCGGATGCGATATGCGATGGAGAGAATGTATATATCATTGGTATCATGCAGCATATAGAGCCAGCGGGAATTCACTCTGGAGACTCTTATGCGGTATTGCCTCCATATAACTTGGGCGATTTGGTGATCAGGCAGATAGAAACCTATACAGAGAAAATTGCTCTCGCTTTGAAAACTGTTGGGTTGATCAATATTCAGTTTGCGATCAAAGACGATAAGGTATATGTGATTGAGGCTAACCCAAGAGCGTCTAGGACGGTTCCGTTTATTTGTAAGGCATATCAAGAACCTTATGTAAATTATGCCGTAAAAGTGATGTTGGGTGCCAATAAAGTGACCGACTTTAAATTCAATCCTACCAAGAAAGGATATGCGATCAAAGAGCCGGTATTCTCTTTCCATAAGTTCCCAAATGTCAATAAAGAGTTAGGACCAGAGATGAAGTCTACGGGAGAGGCCATCTATTTTATCGATGATTTAATGGATGATTACTTCTTGAAGATCTACTCTGAGAGAAACCTATATCTAAGTAGATAA